A stretch of Priestia aryabhattai DNA encodes these proteins:
- a CDS encoding PH domain-containing protein: MSKRLHPLYIAIAFIEHIKNNILPFVFVFIVNRHLLFTYWWATLLAGGVVAVFAFFTWREFRYEVTETEVRLYKGILKKEKRFIQRNRIQSIQLDQPFVFRILRLARLRIDTASSGTDAEIDLSGISLKEAHHLKDTLKLSGSQPEVREKSPERKMKVSVKQLALAAAFSGNFGYIFAALGFLYQYIDTYINRWVKTAYEEVIHQSMLGLFVLVAVIVVLAYLLSIVLYVIRFGGFTVERYDHYLHIKYGLLNKKSLTIPFHKIQAVTIEEGLFRRLFGWSSVSLNVVTSDLKEKVYLHPFIQQKEISALMNVYVPHYEYIKCPRNTAIQYAWYPLILPLLLFAAAGIGISFWKSMFVWVIAVLCLAYVLIHWLGYRQGGLMMNEVFVSIRSQFLTRKTTIIRRKKVEEIEVFAGTFLWKRGYRKVKISTMGISGSYKSGYFPFEIWHPIFLRATSSKKA, translated from the coding sequence GAGTAAGCGGCTGCATCCGTTATATATTGCCATAGCATTTATTGAACATATAAAAAATAATATCCTGCCTTTTGTGTTTGTATTTATTGTCAATCGGCACCTGTTGTTTACATATTGGTGGGCAACGCTATTAGCGGGAGGCGTAGTCGCTGTATTTGCTTTTTTTACTTGGAGAGAATTTCGTTATGAAGTAACGGAAACGGAAGTGCGCCTGTACAAAGGGATTTTAAAAAAAGAAAAACGATTTATTCAACGAAATCGCATTCAATCGATTCAGTTAGATCAGCCATTTGTTTTTAGGATCCTTCGCTTAGCCCGACTTCGTATTGACACGGCCAGCAGCGGTACGGATGCTGAAATTGATTTATCTGGTATTTCACTAAAAGAAGCGCACCATCTTAAAGATACGTTAAAGCTGTCAGGAAGTCAGCCGGAAGTAAGAGAAAAAAGTCCTGAACGTAAGATGAAAGTTTCGGTGAAACAGCTGGCGTTAGCTGCTGCGTTTTCTGGGAATTTTGGCTATATTTTTGCTGCTCTTGGTTTTCTCTATCAGTATATTGATACGTATATCAACCGCTGGGTGAAGACAGCTTACGAAGAAGTGATTCATCAATCGATGCTTGGTTTATTTGTATTAGTGGCTGTAATTGTGGTGCTTGCTTATTTACTGTCTATCGTTTTGTATGTGATACGATTTGGCGGTTTTACAGTGGAACGCTATGACCATTATCTACATATTAAATACGGACTGTTGAATAAGAAATCCCTTACGATTCCGTTTCATAAAATACAGGCTGTTACGATAGAAGAAGGGTTGTTTCGACGCTTATTTGGATGGTCTTCCGTTTCGTTAAATGTAGTAACCTCTGATTTAAAAGAAAAGGTCTATTTGCACCCGTTTATCCAACAAAAAGAGATTTCAGCATTAATGAACGTATATGTGCCGCATTATGAATATATAAAGTGTCCAAGAAATACAGCTATTCAATATGCATGGTACCCATTAATATTACCGCTCTTGTTATTTGCAGCGGCAGGGATTGGCATCAGCTTTTGGAAATCAATGTTTGTGTGGGTTATTGCCGTGCTATGCCTCGCATACGTACTTATTCACTGGTTGGGCTATCGCCAAGGCGGCTTGATGATGAACGAGGTATTTGTCAGTATTCGATCGCAGTTTTTAACACGAAAAACAACGATTATTAGAAGAAAGAAAGTGGAAGAAATTGAGGTGTTTGCAGGCACCTTTTTATGGAAAAGAGGATACCGGAAAGTGAAAATTTCAACTATGGGTATAAGCGGCAGCTATAAGTCGGGATATTTTCCATTTGAGATTTGGCATCCTATCTTTCTGCGAGCTACTTCGTCTAAAAAGGCATGA
- a CDS encoding D-serine ammonia-lyase: MTTNLFHQKPLATWMREYPLLTPLINKQEILWINPYIRPAQEALSSLPLHTKDIKDAKERLSRFSSFLQIVFPELKASKGIIESPLQEITYMKDYLNQQMNNKLQGKLLMKCDHDLPISGSIKARGGIYEVLKFAESLAIKEGMLTEESIYALLTEERCKELFSSYSIAVGSTGNLGLSIGIMSATLGFNVTVHMSADAKKWKKDLLRSKGVTVIEYQSDYGKAVEEGRKQAEADPTCHFIDDEQSRDLFLGYSVAALRLEKQLAEQQIQVDAKHPLFVYLPCGVGGGPGGITFGLKEIYGDHVHCFFAEPTHSPCMLLGLMTELHARISVTDIGLDNLTAADGLAVGRPSSFVGETIKSLISGIYTVEDDQLFRFIYELANRENMYIEPSAAAGLQGPLHIMDSGSSYIQAQGLENDMSQATHLVWSTGGSMVPTDVMNSYYEQGKNLMSR, encoded by the coding sequence ATGACAACAAACTTATTTCACCAAAAACCCCTTGCTACATGGATGCGTGAATATCCTTTATTAACACCTTTAATCAATAAACAGGAAATACTTTGGATAAACCCTTATATAAGACCTGCTCAAGAAGCACTTTCGTCTCTTCCTTTACACACCAAAGATATAAAAGATGCAAAAGAACGACTTTCTCGCTTTTCTTCTTTTCTTCAAATCGTTTTTCCAGAGCTGAAAGCATCAAAAGGAATAATTGAATCACCTCTTCAAGAAATTACATATATGAAAGACTATTTAAATCAACAAATGAATAACAAGCTGCAAGGAAAATTACTGATGAAATGCGATCATGATCTTCCCATATCAGGTTCTATTAAAGCAAGAGGCGGCATTTATGAAGTATTAAAATTTGCTGAAAGTCTTGCTATCAAAGAAGGGATGCTTACCGAGGAAAGCATCTACGCTCTTCTAACTGAAGAACGATGTAAAGAGTTATTTTCTTCTTATTCTATTGCAGTAGGATCTACCGGTAATTTAGGTTTAAGCATTGGTATTATGAGCGCCACTCTAGGCTTTAACGTCACCGTCCATATGTCAGCTGATGCTAAGAAATGGAAAAAAGATCTGCTTCGTTCTAAAGGTGTAACCGTTATTGAATATCAGTCTGACTACGGAAAAGCCGTGGAAGAAGGACGAAAGCAAGCCGAAGCAGACCCCACCTGTCATTTTATTGACGATGAACAGTCTAGAGATTTATTTCTTGGTTATTCCGTCGCTGCTTTACGTTTGGAAAAGCAGCTAGCCGAGCAGCAGATTCAAGTAGACGCCAAACACCCTTTGTTTGTCTATCTACCTTGCGGAGTAGGCGGAGGTCCTGGTGGTATTACATTTGGATTAAAAGAAATATACGGTGATCACGTTCACTGCTTTTTCGCTGAGCCTACTCACTCTCCTTGCATGCTGCTTGGCTTAATGACCGAGTTACATGCTCGCATTTCCGTTACAGATATTGGACTTGATAACTTAACAGCTGCCGATGGACTAGCTGTAGGAAGGCCATCTAGCTTTGTAGGCGAAACGATAAAATCGCTTATTAGCGGAATTTATACCGTAGAAGATGATCAACTTTTCCGATTTATTTATGAGCTAGCCAATCGTGAAAATATGTATATAGAACCTTCAGCAGCCGCTGGTTTACAAGGGCCTCTTCACATAATGGACAGCGGATCTTCATATATACAAGCGCAAGGGCTAGAAAACGATATGTCACAAGCTACTCACCTTGTATGGTCAACTGGAGGCAGTATGGTGCCAACTGATGTGATGAATAGTTATTACGAGCAAGGAAAAAATCTAATGAGTAGATAA
- a CDS encoding cysteine-rich CWC family protein: MAFSGDDSRCPICGEKNNCASVQGREIEECWCMQKVFTSDVFKHIPLESRGKACVCVKCVQRQKKEGED; encoded by the coding sequence ATGGCATTTTCAGGCGATGATAGCAGATGTCCTATCTGTGGAGAGAAAAATAACTGTGCTTCTGTACAAGGCAGAGAAATAGAAGAGTGTTGGTGTATGCAGAAAGTTTTTACTTCTGATGTGTTTAAACATATTCCTTTAGAAAGTAGAGGGAAAGCGTGTGTATGTGTCAAATGCGTTCAGAGACAGAAGAAAGAAGGTGAGGATTAA
- a CDS encoding carbohydrate kinase family protein, with amino-acid sequence MKKGIISYGEAFIDFIAKNESNTSFDPFLGGTTVNVAVGVQKLGAKAYYICKLGSDETSDFVRKKLLIEGVNQSGCVTSETKKVCEVYVHKSKEGDRYFHSYIDSTPHEQVYKQELQKALFEQAAIFYFGSGTLFHPISQETTKEAVKLAKQHRMLVAFDPNIRMKRWESEEACRNIVTQFLYETDILKISQDELLFLMNSTDLTESIEKLRAYHIPYVWVTQGENGAVAVTANQTLHVSAKKVQVIDTKGAGDAFMAGILWYVHEKSLPESEEAWEQYTMFANALGGAVSARYGGMISLEAKDVSSIKAGS; translated from the coding sequence GTGAAAAAAGGAATTATTTCATACGGTGAGGCATTTATTGATTTTATCGCGAAAAACGAATCTAACACTAGCTTTGACCCTTTTTTAGGAGGCACAACCGTTAATGTAGCAGTTGGAGTTCAGAAGTTAGGAGCAAAAGCATATTATATCTGCAAGTTAGGCAGTGATGAAACAAGTGATTTCGTGAGAAAGAAACTTTTAATTGAAGGAGTAAACCAAAGCGGCTGTGTAACATCGGAGACTAAAAAAGTTTGTGAAGTGTATGTACATAAAAGTAAAGAAGGAGATCGTTACTTCCATTCCTATATAGATTCTACCCCTCATGAGCAAGTGTATAAACAGGAGCTGCAGAAAGCTCTATTTGAGCAGGCAGCGATTTTTTATTTTGGATCAGGCACTTTGTTTCATCCGATTTCCCAGGAAACTACAAAGGAAGCTGTGAAGCTCGCGAAACAACATCGTATGCTTGTAGCTTTTGATCCGAATATTCGAATGAAAAGATGGGAAAGTGAAGAAGCATGTAGAAATATCGTAACACAGTTTTTGTATGAAACAGACATTTTGAAAATTTCTCAAGATGAGCTGCTATTTTTGATGAATTCAACAGACCTTACAGAAAGTATAGAAAAACTGAGAGCGTATCATATTCCGTACGTGTGGGTCACTCAAGGAGAAAATGGTGCAGTAGCCGTTACTGCAAATCAAACGCTTCATGTGAGTGCAAAAAAAGTGCAGGTGATAGACACGAAGGGAGCGGGTGATGCGTTTATGGCAGGAATTCTATGGTATGTTCACGAAAAAAGTTTGCCTGAAAGTGAGGAAGCATGGGAGCAGTATACAATGTTTGCCAACGCTTTAGGGGGAGCAGTTTCGGCGAGATACGGAGGAATGATTTCGCTCGAAGCAAAAGATGTATCTAGTATAAAAGCAGGTAGCTGA
- the cyoE gene encoding heme o synthase has protein sequence MKNTEVITKESLPINQYFSREVISAIIKTGIIKSNSLGMVAGLCLAIAVNDLSFVTQIPIIILALIGTSFVVGGAGAVNNFYDRDIDAIMKRTKDRPTVTGAVNPKFALWLGLALFVIGVGILFLVSNMAAIMGILGFFFYVVPYTMLTKRTTIYNTEVGSISGAMPPIIGWAAISPDLFHPVAIGLFVFMFLWQPPHFYAIAIRRLEEYKAAGVPMLPVVKGIRRSKVQTLVYLVILLAASFLFLSFSKIIAFTMFGLTLVWMLLGIFGFKKLEDTKWATLMFVFSLNHLTIIFALMIVLSFFK, from the coding sequence GTGAAAAATACCGAAGTTATCACAAAGGAATCACTTCCTATCAATCAGTATTTTTCCCGGGAAGTAATCAGTGCTATTATAAAAACTGGGATTATTAAATCGAACTCTCTAGGAATGGTTGCTGGGCTTTGTCTCGCAATTGCTGTTAATGACTTAAGCTTTGTGACACAAATTCCTATCATTATTTTGGCTTTAATTGGGACATCCTTTGTTGTAGGAGGAGCTGGGGCAGTTAATAACTTCTATGACCGTGATATCGATGCTATCATGAAACGTACAAAAGACAGACCGACGGTAACAGGAGCGGTCAACCCTAAATTTGCTCTATGGTTAGGACTGGCTTTATTTGTTATCGGTGTAGGTATTTTATTTTTAGTTTCTAACATGGCCGCCATCATGGGTATTTTAGGATTTTTCTTTTATGTAGTGCCTTATACTATGCTTACAAAACGTACAACAATTTATAACACCGAAGTCGGAAGTATTTCTGGAGCTATGCCTCCAATCATTGGATGGGCCGCTATTTCACCAGACTTATTTCATCCGGTAGCAATTGGATTGTTTGTATTTATGTTTTTATGGCAGCCTCCTCACTTCTACGCTATTGCGATTAGAAGACTTGAGGAATATAAAGCCGCAGGTGTACCAATGCTTCCTGTAGTAAAAGGTATTCGCCGTTCAAAAGTTCAAACACTTGTATACTTAGTTATTTTACTAGCGGCATCTTTCTTATTTTTATCGTTTAGTAAAATTATTGCATTTACAATGTTCGGTTTAACACTAGTTTGGATGCTTCTTGGGATTTTTGGATTTAAAAAACTAGAAGATACAAAATGGGCTACTTTAATGTTTGTGTTCTCATTGAACCACCTTACGATTATTTTTGCCCTTATGATTGTACTGTCATTTTTCAAATAA
- a CDS encoding poly-gamma-glutamate hydrolase family protein produces the protein MPDKYASFSELASYEVYNQDYKIQFEIRPSNIIMLAIHGGGIETGTSELAVGLAGNEYSYYIFEGLKKSGNADLHITSTHFDEPHALTIISKEDYAVSFHGYNDKSKKHTKIGGADKALRSKVHEALVSKGFSTEILSDQDPFSGISPRNITNKTARRMGVQIEISKAQREAFFATNTRNERKNSKTQEFFEYISAIRSTFPLR, from the coding sequence ATGCCAGATAAATATGCTAGCTTCTCTGAACTTGCCTCTTATGAAGTATATAACCAAGACTACAAAATTCAATTTGAAATCAGACCTTCTAACATTATAATGCTTGCGATACACGGCGGAGGTATCGAAACTGGAACATCCGAACTTGCAGTTGGCTTAGCAGGAAACGAATACTCATACTATATATTTGAAGGATTAAAGAAATCAGGAAATGCTGATCTTCATATCACATCCACTCATTTTGATGAACCTCATGCGTTAACTATTATATCTAAAGAAGACTATGCAGTATCTTTTCATGGATACAATGATAAAAGTAAAAAACACACTAAAATCGGCGGTGCTGACAAAGCGTTAAGGTCAAAAGTACATGAAGCGCTTGTTTCCAAAGGTTTTAGTACAGAAATTTTATCAGATCAAGACCCTTTTTCCGGTATAAGCCCTAGAAATATAACTAATAAAACAGCTAGGCGGATGGGTGTTCAAATTGAGATAAGTAAAGCGCAAAGAGAAGCTTTTTTTGCAACCAATACAAGAAATGAACGTAAAAATTCTAAAACCCAGGAATTTTTTGAGTATATATCAGCCATTAGAAGTACATTTCCTCTGAGATAA
- a CDS encoding methyltransferase produces MNEQYYDALLNIKTTGEQKGFNGSFHYHRYEPTPYSALETLFTQYELTSSDRIVDFGCGKGRLNFYVNYLCNATAVGIEMNEHFYEQAIDNQRRYLKKAKGRKHHIHFQCCLAQEYKIHPLDNCFYFFNPFSVQIFIQVVNNILLSWEENKREIDLILYYSSEDYLHHLEKHPSFILKEEVMLPELDQKNPYERFLIYKIAY; encoded by the coding sequence ATGAATGAGCAATATTATGATGCTTTATTAAACATAAAAACAACGGGAGAACAAAAGGGATTTAATGGTTCATTTCATTACCATCGTTATGAACCCACGCCTTATAGTGCATTAGAAACACTTTTCACTCAGTATGAGCTAACAAGCAGCGATAGAATTGTCGACTTCGGGTGTGGAAAAGGAAGGCTGAATTTTTATGTGAACTACCTATGTAATGCCACCGCTGTAGGGATAGAAATGAATGAGCACTTTTATGAGCAGGCCATAGATAATCAGAGGCGCTATTTAAAAAAAGCCAAGGGCCGCAAACATCATATTCATTTTCAGTGTTGTTTAGCCCAGGAATATAAGATTCATCCACTAGACAACTGCTTTTATTTTTTTAATCCTTTTTCAGTTCAAATTTTTATCCAAGTAGTGAACAATATTTTGCTTTCGTGGGAAGAGAATAAGCGCGAGATTGATTTGATTTTATATTATAGTTCGGAGGATTATCTTCATCATCTCGAAAAACACCCTTCTTTTATTTTAAAAGAAGAAGTAATGCTGCCAGAGCTGGATCAGAAAAATCCATATGAACGGTTTTTGATTTATAAAATAGCTTATTAA
- a CDS encoding MerR family transcriptional regulator: MSELKIDDVAKQSGLTKRTIRYYEQIGLMPAPPRSEGGFRLYTEEHVEFLKKITNAKEVMGFSLQELQEFLALSDTLEIQKMDYRQVKGTSQQKEKLEQVLHTVEEQLKLIDQKKKNILKVESDLLSLRDRAKAAIVKFEQEES, encoded by the coding sequence ATGAGTGAACTGAAAATAGATGATGTAGCGAAGCAAAGCGGTTTAACAAAACGTACGATTCGTTATTATGAACAAATTGGATTGATGCCGGCACCTCCAAGAAGTGAAGGTGGATTTCGTCTGTACACCGAAGAACATGTAGAATTTTTAAAGAAAATTACGAATGCCAAAGAAGTCATGGGTTTTTCACTTCAAGAATTACAGGAATTTCTTGCTTTAAGTGATACTCTTGAAATACAAAAGATGGATTATAGGCAAGTGAAAGGAACAAGTCAACAAAAAGAAAAGTTAGAGCAAGTGTTACATACGGTTGAAGAGCAGCTCAAGCTGATTGACCAGAAAAAGAAAAACATCTTAAAGGTAGAGTCAGACCTTCTGTCACTAAGAGATCGTGCTAAGGCTGCAATTGTAAAATTTGAGCAAGAAGAATCATAA
- a CDS encoding H-type small acid-soluble spore protein codes for MDKQRAKQIADSPVMANVTYNDTAIYIQHVSEENDMVRIYPLGQPENEQNVAVNQLVEH; via the coding sequence GTGGACAAGCAGCGAGCAAAACAAATTGCTGATTCACCCGTTATGGCTAACGTTACGTATAACGATACGGCCATTTATATTCAACATGTAAGCGAAGAAAATGATATGGTAAGAATTTATCCGCTAGGTCAGCCGGAGAATGAACAAAATGTTGCAGTGAACCAATTAGTAGAGCATTAA
- a CDS encoding DUF3900 domain-containing protein, which translates to MDFKINFLSFYVIQVEGKEEQASKQYKHFQTLDTEEYEENSIKDFLDGEFKKIVKRKVERHPKAEQVPTKLGYFVVEPGHALDSNPNYNLFHRTRFATTKEEFEENSEQFINAYLDTAAVRGGAFLVVSAVPRKYFDHAFVFILKCDFEPKVASISDESTLIRHVEMAITTKNMKSIQYPYMPEEGMVEESELVIHQASHARYFEDFLKFIDYNEPMPEVMKTQVMDMVREHVSETFEAESVELEQFESDIELWATSEKRELQERLDTHQVMEAAAHIVEHTPDAELKMKLGETEIKGLLADFGENIHLAKVNGRYVALIEAESILFEKGASPIEFHKPDDLHGIIEKISSKRWEE; encoded by the coding sequence ATGGATTTTAAAATTAATTTTTTATCATTTTACGTAATACAAGTAGAAGGAAAAGAAGAACAGGCCTCTAAACAATATAAGCATTTTCAAACGCTTGATACCGAAGAATATGAAGAAAATTCCATTAAAGATTTTTTAGACGGTGAGTTTAAAAAAATTGTAAAACGCAAAGTAGAGCGACACCCCAAAGCAGAACAAGTGCCTACAAAGCTCGGGTATTTTGTAGTTGAACCAGGACATGCTCTCGATTCAAACCCTAATTATAATTTATTTCACCGCACTCGTTTTGCCACAACCAAAGAAGAATTTGAAGAAAACAGCGAGCAGTTTATCAATGCTTATCTTGATACTGCAGCCGTTCGAGGAGGAGCATTTTTAGTTGTATCTGCTGTTCCAAGAAAATATTTTGATCATGCTTTTGTGTTTATTTTAAAATGTGACTTTGAGCCAAAAGTGGCTTCAATTTCAGATGAATCAACTCTTATTCGCCATGTAGAGATGGCAATTACTACTAAAAATATGAAATCTATTCAATACCCATACATGCCTGAAGAAGGCATGGTCGAAGAAAGCGAGCTTGTCATCCACCAAGCGTCTCACGCCCGTTACTTTGAAGACTTTTTAAAATTCATTGACTACAACGAGCCGATGCCTGAGGTTATGAAAACACAAGTGATGGATATGGTGCGTGAACACGTCAGCGAAACGTTTGAAGCGGAAAGCGTAGAACTCGAACAGTTTGAGTCGGACATAGAATTGTGGGCAACAAGTGAAAAGCGTGAGCTTCAAGAACGTTTAGATACGCATCAAGTTATGGAAGCTGCTGCTCATATCGTCGAGCATACGCCTGATGCAGAGTTGAAAATGAAGCTTGGTGAAACAGAGATTAAAGGACTGTTAGCTGATTTCGGTGAAAATATTCATTTAGCGAAAGTGAACGGACGCTACGTGGCTTTAATTGAAGCAGAATCGATTCTATTTGAAAAAGGCGCTTCTCCGATTGAGTTTCATAAGCCGGATGATTTGCACGGAATTATTGAAAAAATCAGCAGTAAGCGTTGGGAAGAATAA
- a CDS encoding LysR family transcriptional regulator: protein MELRQLRYFMEVAKREHVSEAAEYLHVAQSAISRQIANLESELGVSLFKREGRNVKLTAIGKVFLEHTETAMKAIDYAKEQIDEYLDPERGTIKIGFPTSLASHLLPTIISAFKEEHPNVAFHLRQGSYKFLIESVKKRDINIAFLGPVPIEDQSIEGHILFTENLLALVPSHHPLAERDNIRLRDLRNENFVLFPKGFILHKMAFDACKQAGFMPNISSEGEDLDAIKGLVSAGIGVTLLPESTVSETTPRFTTKLAIHTPQLQRTVGMIIPRNRDLAPSDKIFYKFVKTFFERLEQYK from the coding sequence ATGGAACTGCGTCAATTACGCTATTTTATGGAAGTTGCAAAAAGAGAACACGTATCTGAGGCGGCAGAATATCTGCATGTAGCTCAATCAGCAATCAGCCGTCAAATCGCGAACCTAGAATCTGAGCTAGGTGTTAGTTTATTCAAACGCGAAGGAAGAAATGTCAAGTTAACAGCAATAGGAAAAGTCTTTCTTGAGCATACAGAGACGGCTATGAAAGCTATTGACTATGCGAAAGAACAAATTGATGAATACTTGGATCCCGAAAGAGGAACGATTAAAATCGGATTTCCAACAAGCCTTGCTAGTCACCTGCTTCCTACTATTATATCAGCCTTTAAAGAAGAACATCCAAATGTTGCTTTTCATCTTAGACAAGGTTCGTACAAATTTTTAATTGAATCGGTCAAAAAAAGAGATATCAATATTGCTTTTTTAGGTCCTGTTCCTATAGAGGACCAAAGTATAGAAGGGCATATTCTATTCACTGAAAACCTTTTAGCCCTTGTTCCTTCTCATCATCCGCTCGCTGAACGGGACAACATCCGGCTACGAGATTTAAGAAACGAAAATTTTGTGCTATTTCCAAAAGGATTCATTTTACATAAAATGGCCTTTGATGCTTGCAAACAAGCAGGATTTATGCCAAATATTTCATCTGAAGGAGAAGATTTAGACGCGATTAAAGGTCTTGTATCCGCAGGAATTGGCGTCACACTTCTTCCTGAAAGCACTGTGTCTGAAACAACTCCCCGTTTTACTACTAAACTTGCTATTCATACGCCGCAGCTTCAGCGCACAGTCGGGATGATTATTCCTAGAAATCGTGATTTAGCGCCTTCTGATAAAATTTTTTATAAGTTTGTCAAAACCTTTTTTGAACGTTTGGAGCAGTATAAATAA